One Leptospira kanakyensis DNA segment encodes these proteins:
- a CDS encoding acyl-CoA dehydrogenase family protein has translation MNTLSTKKSSLDLFNPTEDHLALRESVASFAEREMDEQAKENDEKETFNTMLFKRLGSELGIFGITVPEADGGHGLDPLASVIIHEEMSRFDPGFTLSYLAHEVLFVNNFFYSSNPSQRSRYLSKVITGEWIGGMGMTEPGAGTDVLGMTTHAVKKGDRYIINGVKQYITNGSIGQVFVLYTKLEKNGKKMTSFVIESSYKGFSVGKKEEKMGMRSSPTTQLVFEDMEVPEENLLGIENGAVTHMMRNLEIERVTLAAQSLGIARRCIDIMCDYTIRHREAFGKKLMEFGQIQRMVAESYADYQAARALVYQVASELGPDVRNSLGAASAKLVATQMAERVSRNAIQVLGGYGYCREYPVERLHRDAILLSIGGGTNEAMQKNIASDLKKLWSE, from the coding sequence ATGAATACGCTTTCGACAAAAAAATCATCTTTAGATTTATTCAATCCCACTGAAGACCACTTGGCGCTGCGCGAATCAGTGGCATCCTTTGCAGAAAGGGAAATGGACGAACAAGCCAAAGAAAACGATGAAAAAGAAACATTCAATACAATGTTATTCAAACGTCTTGGTTCCGAACTTGGAATTTTTGGAATCACAGTGCCTGAAGCCGATGGTGGGCATGGCCTCGATCCACTTGCCTCTGTCATCATCCATGAAGAGATGTCCCGGTTTGATCCTGGATTCACCTTATCTTATTTAGCCCACGAAGTTCTTTTTGTGAATAATTTTTTCTATAGTTCTAACCCTTCTCAAAGGAGTCGTTATTTGAGTAAGGTCATCACTGGGGAATGGATCGGTGGGATGGGAATGACAGAACCCGGTGCAGGAACTGATGTACTTGGAATGACCACTCATGCAGTGAAGAAGGGCGATCGTTATATCATCAATGGAGTGAAACAATACATCACCAACGGATCCATAGGTCAGGTTTTTGTTCTTTATACCAAGTTAGAAAAAAATGGAAAAAAGATGACCTCCTTTGTCATTGAATCGTCTTACAAAGGTTTTTCGGTCGGTAAAAAAGAAGAAAAGATGGGAATGCGTTCTTCCCCAACTACCCAACTTGTATTTGAAGATATGGAAGTCCCTGAAGAGAATTTACTTGGGATAGAAAATGGTGCTGTCACTCATATGATGAGGAATTTAGAAATTGAACGAGTGACACTGGCCGCACAATCACTTGGCATTGCCCGTCGTTGTATCGATATTATGTGTGACTATACCATTCGTCATAGAGAGGCTTTTGGTAAAAAACTAATGGAGTTTGGCCAAATCCAAAGGATGGTGGCTGAATCCTATGCGGACTACCAAGCCGCTCGTGCTTTAGTGTATCAAGTGGCAAGCGAACTGGGACCAGATGTTCGTAACTCTCTTGGGGCGGCATCCGCAAAACTAGTGGCCACACAAATGGCAGAACGAGTTTCTAGAAATGCCATCCAAGTTTTAGGTGGGTATGGGTATTGCCGCGAATACCCAGTCGAACGATTGCATAGGGATGCGATTTTACTCAGCATTGGTGGTGGAACGAAC
- a CDS encoding HD domain-containing phosphohydrolase: MSTNDTNIVPRDKLAKFELTEESLNSFRKNNNIPLDLYNKDGQILIHKKRNPTEADFGKLLKFEMQGVYFLISELKKSKQSGSHDHAFLEPGRTTKLFDHEKTSRFAKQSQALIEDLRKTSFSSDQAVFVQNSVNELLTDFTSNPDYELGIFNILEILGVAGVSVESELMTKRTVVAMGMKVRTKKIVNEGKEESNKKDHLSLMMASYLADVGYSRLDIKNNPKLTKEEYAVVQQHPIISYLMTLPAPEIDSHVRTLILNHHRPYRGNGVNNNFPDPRSLFSKLMSVRDKYNKEVGKERITQDIELQLHLQENNVTSASFEEDIAILSLASEYASLTSNQPWRPAFKSSTALKMILNDSFFSYSNKNIRHLLDYVGSSLTNNENIVNFGDFVITASVDSERRAHFDICIVLEVGRYQTRPKLQRICSINPIFQKGNKFKIADFDLHSIKIDRRKAIMDLALQAGTSRVIYIIDPELNPALHEAVYKINMAS; this comes from the coding sequence ATGAGCACTAACGATACAAATATAGTACCTCGAGATAAGCTCGCCAAATTCGAGTTAACTGAAGAATCCTTAAATAGTTTCCGTAAAAATAACAATATCCCACTCGACCTATACAATAAGGACGGACAAATCCTCATTCATAAAAAAAGGAACCCTACCGAAGCTGATTTCGGAAAACTACTAAAGTTCGAAATGCAAGGGGTATATTTCCTTATTTCAGAGTTAAAAAAATCTAAACAGTCTGGATCTCATGACCACGCTTTTTTAGAACCTGGCCGCACAACCAAACTATTTGATCACGAAAAAACATCTAGGTTTGCAAAACAATCCCAAGCCCTCATTGAAGACCTCCGCAAAACTTCTTTTTCTTCTGACCAAGCTGTTTTTGTACAAAACTCAGTGAACGAACTTCTCACTGACTTCACTAGCAATCCTGATTACGAACTTGGGATTTTTAATATTTTAGAAATTCTAGGAGTGGCGGGAGTCTCTGTAGAATCGGAACTAATGACCAAACGCACAGTTGTTGCTATGGGAATGAAGGTTCGCACAAAAAAAATCGTCAACGAAGGAAAAGAAGAATCCAATAAAAAAGACCACCTAAGCCTAATGATGGCAAGTTATTTGGCGGATGTAGGATACTCAAGGCTTGACATTAAAAACAATCCTAAACTCACCAAAGAAGAATATGCGGTTGTCCAACAACACCCCATCATCAGTTATTTGATGACACTGCCTGCTCCAGAAATTGATTCCCATGTTCGCACTTTAATTTTAAACCATCACAGACCTTATCGTGGGAACGGAGTGAACAATAACTTTCCAGATCCAAGATCTTTATTTTCGAAACTTATGTCCGTCCGAGACAAATACAATAAAGAAGTTGGAAAAGAAAGAATCACCCAAGACATCGAACTCCAACTCCACTTACAAGAAAACAATGTAACCTCTGCTAGTTTCGAAGAAGACATTGCCATCCTTTCTTTAGCAAGCGAATATGCATCCCTCACTTCCAACCAACCTTGGAGACCTGCATTCAAATCTTCTACAGCTTTAAAGATGATCCTCAATGATTCCTTTTTTTCTTATAGCAATAAAAACATCAGACATCTTTTAGATTATGTAGGAAGTTCTCTCACCAATAATGAAAACATTGTGAACTTTGGAGACTTTGTCATCACAGCATCCGTAGATTCAGAGAGACGTGCTCATTTTGATATTTGTATCGTTTTGGAAGTGGGTCGTTACCAAACAAGACCCAAACTCCAAAGAATTTGTAGCATCAATCCGATTTTCCAAAAAGGAAACAAATTCAAAATAGCTGACTTTGATTTACACAGTATCAAAATTGATCGCAGAAAAGCCATCATGGACTTAGCCTTACAAGCAGGAACTTCTCGTGTGATTTATATCATTGACCCGGAACTAAACCCGGCTCTCCACGAAGCCGTTTACAAAATTAATATGGCCTCCTAA